One Meles meles chromosome 13, mMelMel3.1 paternal haplotype, whole genome shotgun sequence DNA segment encodes these proteins:
- the LOC123955389 gene encoding uncharacterized protein LOC123955389 produces the protein MSQLISVASFSLGRKWRPFSPLTVVFDPGVFGAHCLGCFSVYTFRAQERSAGSCPPAPLCGPRLPHTLGGPISAPSRALHNGSLATRASSCGPVPPRSTSSPTFPKRWGSAGKQTAGARGRRLRGCGSWVLDTGPSRDRVSPTPRAPFGEWCTRACGALDPALRRLRLGRSARGFHGDGKLASTASATTAKFPAFHPPLGARRDDRGARGGERESGDSDPEPQKIAPKLV, from the coding sequence ATGTCTCAGCTGATCTCGGTTGCTTCTTTCTCCCTCGGCAGGAAATGGCGCCCATTTTCTCCTCTCACGGTGGTCTTCGACCCAGGCGTCTTTGGGGCTCACTGTTTGGGGTGCTTTTCAGTCTATACTTTCCGGGCTCAGGAGCGCTCTGCCGGCAGCTGCCCTCCGGCCCCGCTCTGCGGGCCCCGGCTCCCGCACACGCTTGGCGGGCCAATCTCCGCTCCGAGCCGGGCGCTTCACAATGGCAGCCTCGCCACCCGAGCCAGCTCCTGTGGGCCCGTCCCGCCGCGCTCCACTTCCAGCCCCACCTTTCCGAAGAGGTGGGGTTCTGCGGGGAAACAGActgcgggggcgcgggggcgccGGCTCCGGGGCTGTGGCTCCTGGGTGCTGGATACAGGACCGAGCCGGGACCGAGTAAGCCCAACACCGCGTGCGCCCTTCGGCGAGTGGTGCACTCGGGCCTGCGGTGCGCTAGACCCCGCCCTGCGGAGGCTCCGCCTAGGGCGCTCTGCCAGGGGTTTCCATGGTGACGGCAAACTAGCCTCAACTGCCTCAGCTACAACTGCCAAGTTCCCCGCGTTCCACCCTCCTCTAGGTGCTCGGAGGGACGATCGAGGTGCCAGAGGTGGAGAGCGGGAGAGTGGGGACTCGGATCCCGAG